CGGGCACCTGCCGATAGTCGATCTCAGAACTGGAAGTAGATGAAGGCATCGCCTGATCCTTGGGTGACTACAATTGCGAACGACATCGCCGCCAGGAGACTCACCAGTAGCCAAGGCGGTGTCCGCGCGGCGACGGACTCGAGCGTCCGCTCCCGCATGCGCCAGTGCACTGTCACCATCAGGGCAATCACCGTGGTGACCTGGATGATGTACAGGGTGGGCAGTGGAGTGGCTGCATCTGTGGGGGCAAAGCCAGTCATAGCGACCAACAACCGCGACGCCGTTGGGAAGTCCTCTGCGCGGAAGAACACCCAGGTGACATTCACCAGAAGATAGGTGAGCAGTGCCAGGGCGAGGCGGAAGAGCTTGGCGCTGGCGATGCGAAGGTGTCCCCAGCGCGCGCGTACGAAGCGCTCGACAGCCAAATACAGACCATGCAGACCACCCCAGACCACGAAGGTCCATGCCGCACCGTGCCACAGACCTCCCAGGAGCATCGTCAGCATCAGATTGATATAGGTTCGCGAGACGCCGCGCTGATTGCCACCGAGAGGAATGTATAGGTAATCGCGCAACCAGCTGGACAGGGATATGTGCCAGCGCCGCCAGAAGTCCGAGAACCCGATTGCCGCGTAGGGGAATCTGAAATTGTCCGGCAACGAGAATCCTAGGCACATGGCCGTGCCGATGGCCGTGGTGGAGTAGCCGGCGAAGTCGCTGAAGATCTGGCCAGAGAAGGCGAGCGTCCCCAGCCAGGCGTCGAGGAAGCTGACCATTTCGTCAGCACCGAAGACCTCATCCGCGGCAGGCGCGAGCAGCATGTCCGCGATCACCACCTTCTGAAACAAGCCCAGCACCATCAGGCTGAGGCCCCATCCAAGTTGCCTTGCCGAGGCGACGTGAGGTGTTGCGAACTGGGGAATCAGATGCGTTGGACGCACGATGGGGCCAGCCACGAGCTGCGGGAAGAAGGTGACGAAGAGGGCGAAGTCCAGGGGCGAGTCCGCCGGCTTCGCGCGCCTCAGGTACACATCCAGCGAATAGGCCATAGTCTGGAATGTGTAGAAGCTGATACCCACGGGGAGCACGATGCCCCACTCGGGAGGCACGTAGTCCACCCCGACCGTCTGCATCAGGAGTGCCCAGTTCTCGTTGAGGAAATTGCCGTACTTGAAGAACCCGAGTACGCCAAGATTCACACCGATCGATAGCCATAGCCACGCCAGGCGCTGACGCGGTCGCTCTTCGCCGTGCAAGCGCCGGGCAACGTGCCAATCCACCAGCGTGGATAGCCACAGCAGGAGCACGAAGGGAGGGCTCCACGCTGCGTAGAAGAGGTAGCTTGCGAGCAGCAGGCTGACCTTCTTGCCGGTCCATGCAAGTGGCGAGTAGTGTACCGCTAGCACGAGGGCAAAGAAAACAACGAATGTCAGCGAGTTGAAGAGCATCGAGCTTACCTACTTCAGACAGCCCGATAGCCCAAAGGCGAGCAGCCAGCTTTATGTCTGGTTATCACTCAGCGATATGACGTTCCCAGCGCGTGCGGGCACACGGAACTATCGGAGCGCTCAGGGTAGCCTACCATTCACACGAAACTGATGTGGTTTACAACATCAGCGTCGTTAGATCTGGCACGGCGGACGATACCGTGACGCTGCGCGACGCCTCGGCGGGCGCCATCAACAACCTGAGCGGCTTCATCCGCACCCGTGTTCTAGTTGCGGTAGGTCGAGCTAATCGACCTTCCCGGTGGCGTGGGTCGGTTGGCTTTCAGGAGGCGATATCCCTAGCCGACTCTATCCCGAAGAATCTCCCGCGCGGCGTTGTGACCGGGCACCCCCGTCACACCACCGCCCGGGTGGGCACCGCTACCGCACAGGTAGAGCCCCTTCACGGGCATCCGATAGTTGGCCGCCCCGAGCATCGGCCGCGCGCTGTAGAGCTGATTCAGCGCCAACGCGCCATGGAAGATGTCCCCGCCCGTGAGCCCCAGCTTGCGCTCCAGATCCGCAGGGCTCAGCGCCACATACCCCAGCACGCTGTCAGCGAAACCAGGCGCGTAGCGGTCCACCGTAGCGATCATGTGCTGGGCCACGGTCTCGCGGGCGTCGTTCCAGTCCCGACCGTCCGGCAGCTGGGGACTCACGTGCTGGCAGAAGAGACTGGCGACGTGTTTACCCTGCGGCGCCAGGGAATCGTCCAGCGTACTCGGGATGAGCATCTCGACGATCGGCTCGCGCGCCCACCCCTCGCGGCGAGCGTCGACATAGGCTTGTTCCATGTAGTCCAGGGTCGGCGCGATGATGATCCCCGCGCTGTGATGGGCGCCGGGTTCGGGCCGACTGGTGAAGGTCGGCAGGCGATCGAGTGCGACGTTCATCCGAAACGTCCCGGAGCCGTAGCGCGTGCGCTCCACTCGCTGTTGGACCTCCGATGACAGTGCGCCCGCCGGCAGCAGATCGAGGAGCAGTCGCTTCGGCGTCACGTTAGCGGCGACGATAGGTGCGTGCTCTTCAGTGCCGTCTTCCAGACGAACACCTGCGACCCTCCCGTCATTCACCAACACCTCGGCCACGGGCGCGTCGCAGCGAATCGCCGCTCCCGCCGCGCGGGCGGCAGCGGCGATCGACTCCGAGATCGCGCCCATCCCCCCGACCGCATGCCCCCAGGCCCCGGATACGCCGTTCACCTCACCGAACACGTGGTGAAGCAGCACGTAAGCGCTGCCGCCTGAGTAGGGGGTGGAGAAGTTGCCGACGATGGAGTCGAAGCCGAAGAGCGCCTTGATGTGGGGGTTCTCGAACCAGCCGTCCAGCACGTCCGCGGCGCTGGCGGTGAAGAGTTGGAACACGGCGTCTTGATCACACTGCGGTAGCTTTCGCATTCGGTTGGCGAGGCGCCCGGCGCGCCATAGATCGAGTAGGCCGCCACCTACGTTCGGCGGCGTTTCGAGGAGCATGTCGCGTAGGACATCCGCCGCTCGTTCCAGCCAGTCGTAGTAGGCGGGCAAGGCCGCGGCGTCGCGTGTCGAGTGGCGGGCGAATTCCGCCTGGGTTGCGGCCAGGTCGGTGCCCGTCGCGAGGGATCGTTCGCTGTCCAGCGGCATGAAGTTGCCGATGGGCCGGTTGCGGATCTCGAGGCCGTGGCCGTGCAGGTCCAGATCGGCGATGACCTTGGGATTGAGGAGGCTCACCGTGTAGCTGGCGAGGGAGTTGCGGAAGCCGGGGTGGAACTCCT
The nucleotide sequence above comes from Pseudomonadota bacterium. Encoded proteins:
- a CDS encoding MBOAT family O-acyltransferase yields the protein MLFNSLTFVVFFALVLAVHYSPLAWTGKKVSLLLASYLFYAAWSPPFVLLLWLSTLVDWHVARRLHGEERPRQRLAWLWLSIGVNLGVLGFFKYGNFLNENWALLMQTVGVDYVPPEWGIVLPVGISFYTFQTMAYSLDVYLRRAKPADSPLDFALFVTFFPQLVAGPIVRPTHLIPQFATPHVASARQLGWGLSLMVLGLFQKVVIADMLLAPAADEVFGADEMVSFLDAWLGTLAFSGQIFSDFAGYSTTAIGTAMCLGFSLPDNFRFPYAAIGFSDFWRRWHISLSSWLRDYLYIPLGGNQRGVSRTYINLMLTMLLGGLWHGAAWTFVVWGGLHGLYLAVERFVRARWGHLRIASAKLFRLALALLTYLLVNVTWVFFRAEDFPTASRLLVAMTGFAPTDAATPLPTLYIIQVTTVIALMVTVHWRMRERTLESVAARTPPWLLVSLLAAMSFAIVVTQGSGDAFIYFQF
- a CDS encoding NAD(P)/FAD-dependent oxidoreductase, giving the protein EFHPGFRNSLASYTVSLLNPKVIADLDLHGHGLEIRNRPIGNFMPLDSERSLATGTDLAATQAEFARHSTRDAAALPAYYDWLERAADVLRDMLLETPPNVGGGLLDLWRAGRLANRMRKLPQCDQDAVFQLFTASAADVLDGWFENPHIKALFGFDSIVGNFSTPYSGGSAYVLLHHVFGEVNGVSGAWGHAVGGMGAISESIAAAARAAGAAIRCDAPVAEVLVNDGRVAGVRLEDGTEEHAPIVAANVTPKRLLLDLLPAGALSSEVQQRVERTRYGSGTFRMNVALDRLPTFTSRPEPGAHHSAGIIIAPTLDYMEQAYVDARREGWAREPIVEMLIPSTLDDSLAPQGKHVASLFCQHVSPQLPDGRDWNDARETVAQHMIATVDRYAPGFADSVLGYVALSPADLERKLGLTGGDIFHGALALNQLYSARPMLGAANYRMPVKGLYLCGSGAHPGGGVTGVPGHNAAREILRDRVG